A window of bacterium contains these coding sequences:
- a CDS encoding homocysteine S-methyltransferase family protein: protein MKSIVDRLNEKRPVILDGAMGTELFRLGVETRLPCWSAHALLHQPQLVQRVHEDYIRVGAEILTTNTFRTSFRSLNKAGLGHLSKQMTELAVRLARRAREEAALTDAIWIAGSIAPLEDCYEPQLMPDSATAAKEHTEMIDWLCNAGVDLLLIETMNSIEESAAAAECAAATGTPFFVS from the coding sequence ATGAAATCTATCGTTGATCGACTCAATGAAAAGAGACCGGTGATTCTGGATGGTGCCATGGGCACCGAATTATTTCGCCTGGGAGTCGAAACCCGGCTTCCGTGTTGGTCGGCTCACGCTTTGTTGCACCAGCCACAACTGGTGCAGAGAGTGCATGAAGATTACATTCGCGTTGGCGCTGAAATTCTCACCACCAATACCTTCCGGACCTCCTTCCGTTCGTTGAATAAAGCAGGACTTGGGCATTTGTCAAAGCAGATGACTGAACTAGCCGTTCGATTGGCAAGACGGGCGAGAGAAGAAGCTGCATTGACCGATGCAATTTGGATCGCCGGTTCGATCGCACCGCTCGAAGACTGCTATGAACCGCAGCTGATGCCAGATAGCGCTACCGCGGCAAAGGAACACACAGAAATGATTGATTGGCTATGTAATGCCGGCGTTGACTTGCTATTGATTGAAACCATGAACAGCATCGAAGAGTCGGCCGCAGCTGCAGAATGCGCGGCTGCAACAGGGACACCGTTTTTCGTGAGCT